A single region of the Anaerococcus urinomassiliensis genome encodes:
- the vorB gene encoding 3-methyl-2-oxobutanoate dehydrogenase subunit VorB → MTKVLMKGNEALAEAAIRAGCRSYFGYPITPQSEVPEYFARKLPEVGGVFLQAESEVASIYMLYGAAAAGHRTMTSSSGPGISLMQEGISSAAGSDLPMVIVNMMRGGPGLGSIQPSQTDYFQTTRGGGNGDYRVLAYAPSNVQELVDYTIKAFDKADEWRMPAFIMADGMLGQMMEPVEFPEPNEEALNKANKPWVTDGNSGQRGHRNVLTSLELSTPELENINRKRYEKYLEVMEKEVVVETDGIEDCDLVLTAYGSTARIVKTAIQILRENGYKVGLVRPISVWPFPFDSYKNLPCEDILVVELNNGQMIEDVKIAAEGKANIHFYNRLGGMIPTANEIVDKAMEILGGK, encoded by the coding sequence ATGACAAAAGTTTTAATGAAAGGCAATGAAGCATTAGCAGAAGCTGCAATTAGAGCTGGTTGTAGAAGTTATTTTGGTTATCCAATCACACCACAATCAGAAGTTCCAGAATATTTTGCCAGAAAATTGCCGGAAGTAGGAGGAGTTTTCCTTCAAGCTGAAAGTGAAGTTGCATCTATCTATATGCTTTATGGTGCTGCAGCTGCAGGACATAGGACAATGACATCATCTTCAGGACCTGGTATATCATTAATGCAAGAAGGTATATCTTCTGCAGCAGGATCTGATTTGCCAATGGTTATAGTAAATATGATGCGTGGTGGCCCAGGACTTGGTTCAATCCAACCTTCCCAAACAGACTACTTCCAAACAACTAGAGGCGGTGGAAATGGTGACTATAGAGTATTAGCCTATGCTCCAAGCAATGTCCAAGAACTTGTTGATTATACTATAAAGGCCTTTGACAAAGCTGATGAATGGAGAATGCCAGCTTTCATAATGGCAGATGGTATGCTTGGCCAAATGATGGAACCAGTGGAATTCCCAGAGCCTAATGAAGAAGCTTTAAACAAAGCTAATAAACCTTGGGTTACAGATGGCAATAGTGGGCAAAGAGGACATAGAAATGTCTTGACATCTCTAGAACTATCAACTCCAGAACTTGAGAATATAAACAGAAAAAGATACGAAAAATATCTAGAAGTTATGGAAAAAGAAGTTGTTGTAGAAACAGATGGTATAGAAGACTGCGACCTTGTTTTGACAGCTTATGGTTCAACAGCTAGGATTGTAAAAACAGCTATCCAAATCTTAAGAGAAAATGGTTACAAAGTAGGACTTGTTAGACCGATATCGGTATGGCCATTCCCATTTGATTCTTACAAAAACTTGCCATGTGAAGACATACTAGTTGTAGAATTAAACAATGGTCAAATGATAGAAGATGTAAAAATAGCAGCAGAAGGAAAAGCAAATATCCACTTCTATAATAGACTTG